One region of Salinibacterium sp. TMP30 genomic DNA includes:
- a CDS encoding DUF1684 domain-containing protein, giving the protein MTALEVADWRRRTFALYAAVRANPDAASAHAEWRAGRDELFATHPASPLLPEDRRDFSGLPVSDYDPEWRFEASIVPSEGLPGEKRRMEVETGTDGVVPFDLLGTVTIDQVGTLDVWRLASYGGGIFIPVKDALSRVAGGTYGGGRYLIDTVKGADLGAGSAPESLVLDFNFAYNPSCAYDPAWACPLAQAGNTVTVQVPVGERYGASA; this is encoded by the coding sequence ATGACCGCTCTTGAGGTTGCCGACTGGCGCCGACGCACTTTTGCTCTCTACGCCGCAGTTCGTGCTAACCCGGATGCGGCGAGCGCCCACGCCGAGTGGCGTGCGGGTCGAGATGAGCTTTTTGCCACGCATCCAGCTTCGCCGCTATTGCCGGAGGACCGGCGCGACTTTAGTGGGTTGCCGGTTAGCGACTACGACCCAGAGTGGCGGTTTGAGGCATCCATAGTTCCTAGTGAGGGTCTTCCGGGAGAAAAGCGCCGCATGGAAGTCGAGACCGGTACGGATGGTGTGGTGCCGTTTGATCTGTTGGGTACGGTGACGATTGACCAGGTTGGCACTCTCGATGTGTGGCGCCTGGCGTCATATGGTGGCGGAATTTTTATTCCTGTGAAGGATGCTCTCTCCCGGGTTGCTGGCGGTACCTACGGTGGCGGTCGCTACCTCATCGACACCGTGAAGGGTGCCGATCTTGGAGCGGGCAGCGCGCCAGAGTCGCTTGTGCTCGATTTCAACTTTGCCTACAACCCCTCGTGCGCGTATGACCCCGCGTGGGCCTGCCCTCTGGCGCAGGCGGGGAACACTGTGACTGTGCAAGTGCCGGTAGGTGAGCGGTATGGTGCCTCTGCCTGA
- a CDS encoding 2Fe-2S iron-sulfur cluster-binding protein, which yields MNDPHFWWYVTRASAILAWVIMTAAVLWGILLSTRVFRGADNPAWLQDLHRYLGGTALVLTLIHMVSLMLDPWLAMPLDQLLIPLIAEYRPLPVALGIVSFYVLVVVQLTSLVMNRLPRRFWKAVHYLSYVAVLAVALHGAFAGTDAGEIWYQLVATVVVTASVLALVVRIVMARRRRPAPSATTATDAVQAGATQGRGATVPSLNEANPSDPLAVVRMRIVAKQLVAVGVVRLRLARVDGGPIAPWYAGAHITVRLPNSLERQYSLCSDPADRDHLDISVLRMAPAGVGSTYLHDVAAVGDELDVIGPRNTFPLEAAHEYLFIAGGIGITPIRAMIEALPLARSWRLLYLGRSRSEMAFAGELEQRYGHQVTVVAGDQRAVRIDLAAEITASTGDVYACGSGAVLDAVVAATPVDRCHVERFLAVDRASGVNRTPVSVVARRSSRQINVRADQSILSALQGAGIAVATSCGTGVCGTCETQVLAGAPQHLDSVMPDADKDEIGVFYPCVSRATSPELVLDL from the coding sequence ATGAATGACCCGCATTTCTGGTGGTATGTCACGCGTGCGAGTGCGATTCTCGCGTGGGTGATCATGACCGCCGCAGTACTGTGGGGCATCCTGCTGTCCACTCGCGTGTTCCGGGGTGCCGACAACCCGGCGTGGCTCCAAGACTTGCACCGCTACCTCGGGGGGACCGCCCTCGTGCTCACGCTCATCCACATGGTCTCGCTCATGCTCGACCCGTGGCTCGCGATGCCGCTCGATCAACTGCTGATTCCGCTCATCGCCGAGTATCGTCCATTGCCCGTCGCGCTCGGGATCGTGTCGTTCTACGTGCTTGTGGTGGTGCAGTTGACTTCACTCGTAATGAATCGGCTACCGCGTCGGTTCTGGAAAGCAGTGCACTACCTCAGCTATGTTGCCGTACTCGCCGTCGCCCTGCATGGGGCTTTTGCCGGCACGGATGCGGGAGAAATCTGGTACCAGCTTGTTGCTACGGTCGTCGTCACGGCAAGCGTGCTCGCGCTCGTCGTGCGCATTGTGATGGCTCGCCGGCGCCGCCCTGCCCCCTCGGCTACGACCGCCACGGACGCGGTACAGGCTGGTGCGACCCAGGGCCGTGGCGCTACGGTTCCTTCTCTGAATGAGGCGAACCCGAGCGACCCTCTTGCGGTGGTACGGATGCGCATTGTGGCGAAGCAACTCGTCGCCGTCGGTGTTGTCCGGTTGCGTCTCGCCCGCGTCGATGGGGGACCGATCGCGCCCTGGTATGCCGGGGCACACATCACCGTTCGGCTACCTAACAGCCTAGAGCGACAGTATTCGCTCTGCAGCGACCCCGCTGATCGCGATCACCTCGACATCTCGGTCCTGCGGATGGCACCGGCTGGCGTCGGCAGTACCTATCTGCATGACGTCGCCGCGGTCGGTGATGAGCTTGACGTGATCGGCCCACGCAATACCTTTCCTCTTGAGGCCGCGCACGAATATCTCTTCATTGCCGGAGGCATCGGGATCACGCCGATTCGCGCCATGATCGAGGCGCTCCCGCTCGCGCGGTCATGGCGCCTCTTGTACTTGGGGCGCAGCCGCTCCGAGATGGCGTTCGCGGGCGAACTCGAGCAGCGTTACGGCCATCAGGTTACCGTTGTCGCTGGCGACCAGCGCGCGGTACGCATCGATTTGGCGGCCGAGATCACCGCGAGCACGGGTGATGTGTATGCGTGCGGCAGTGGTGCCGTGCTCGACGCTGTGGTTGCCGCCACACCGGTCGATCGCTGCCACGTGGAACGCTTCCTTGCTGTCGACCGCGCGAGCGGGGTGAATCGCACACCAGTGTCGGTGGTGGCTCGTCGCAGTTCCCGCCAGATCAATGTCAGAGCGGATCAAAGCATCCTGAGCGCTCTTCAGGGTGCCGGAATTGCCGTAGCGACATCGTGCGGAACCGGCGTTTGTGGAACGTGCGAGACCCAGGTGTTGGCCGGCGCTCCCCAGCACCTCGACTCAGTGATGCCCGACGCCGACAAAGACGAAATCGGCGTGTTCTACCCGTGCGTCTCGCGCGCGACAAGCCCGGAACTTGTGCTCGACCTCTAG
- a CDS encoding HAMP domain-containing sensor histidine kinase, with protein sequence MRWRFMGVVMLITGLVLLVQTVPLAQYLRAVEYDRLLTSLERDAFVLAGTSEEALEDGDPEALALVEIAAQQYREAGGGRVVVVNVGGEAIVTSDDDESAIGGDYSSRPEIAEALGGTISTGSRYSNTLQQQLVYVAVPVLSGPNILGAVRLTYPEATVDDAVGERLSVISVVALLTLVMAGLAGVIFSGTVTRRLQVLTATTERLAAGDLSARAEPNAGAPELVRLARSFNRMADRLAALIDEQRAFAAHASHQLRTPLTALRLKLERARDLVDSDPAGAAARLAAAEQEADRLATIVEGLLALGRAGASIVPSERVDLGQIARERVEQWQPLAAESNVEISVSGPATIAVRGVPTGIDQIIDNIIDNALAVAPSPSSIRITLTGGSRPTITVTDEGPGMSDEDLANAFEPFWRGTTTTPGTGLGLAIVAELTAASGATVVLRRREPHGLEVVVSFESA encoded by the coding sequence GTGCGTTGGCGCTTCATGGGGGTCGTGATGCTCATCACGGGCCTCGTTTTGTTGGTCCAGACCGTGCCACTTGCCCAGTACCTCCGCGCTGTCGAATACGACCGGCTCCTCACCTCGCTAGAACGCGATGCCTTCGTACTTGCCGGAACCTCGGAGGAGGCACTTGAGGATGGCGACCCCGAGGCGTTAGCGCTCGTGGAGATAGCCGCGCAGCAATACCGCGAAGCCGGAGGTGGTCGCGTAGTCGTCGTCAATGTCGGTGGAGAGGCCATCGTGACGAGTGACGATGATGAGTCGGCCATCGGTGGAGACTATTCTTCGCGGCCGGAGATCGCTGAAGCTCTCGGAGGCACCATCTCCACCGGTTCGCGGTACTCGAATACCTTGCAACAGCAACTGGTCTATGTCGCCGTGCCGGTCTTAAGCGGCCCGAACATTCTCGGCGCAGTTCGCCTCACGTACCCCGAGGCAACGGTGGATGACGCCGTAGGCGAGAGACTCTCCGTCATCTCTGTTGTCGCTCTGCTCACCCTCGTGATGGCAGGCTTGGCGGGAGTGATTTTCTCCGGCACCGTCACGCGACGCTTGCAGGTGCTGACCGCGACGACGGAACGCTTGGCGGCAGGAGACTTAAGCGCCCGAGCCGAACCGAATGCGGGCGCTCCGGAATTGGTGCGCCTTGCCCGGTCGTTTAACCGCATGGCCGACCGCCTCGCTGCGCTTATCGACGAGCAGCGCGCATTCGCGGCACACGCCTCCCATCAATTGCGCACTCCTCTCACGGCCCTACGGTTAAAACTTGAGCGCGCTCGTGATCTGGTGGACTCTGATCCCGCTGGCGCAGCCGCCCGCTTGGCGGCAGCGGAACAAGAGGCTGACCGCCTTGCGACAATCGTCGAAGGTCTTCTCGCTCTGGGGCGCGCAGGCGCGTCGATTGTGCCCAGCGAGCGAGTAGATCTGGGCCAGATCGCCCGCGAAAGAGTCGAGCAGTGGCAACCGCTTGCGGCGGAGAGCAACGTAGAGATCTCGGTGAGTGGGCCAGCAACCATTGCGGTGCGCGGTGTTCCCACGGGCATCGATCAGATCATCGACAACATCATTGATAACGCCCTCGCCGTTGCTCCGTCCCCATCGAGCATCCGCATCACTCTCACGGGAGGCTCACGCCCGACCATCACAGTCACTGACGAAGGCCCCGGTATGTCAGACGAGGATTTGGCGAACGCCTTCGAGCCATTCTGGCGCGGAACAACGACAACCCCCGGAACCGGGCTCGGGCTCGCGATCGTTGCCGAACTGACGGCCGCAAGCGGTGCAACCGTGGTCCTGCGGCGCCGCGAACCACACGGGCTCGAAGTCGTCGTGTCGTTCGAGTCGGCGTAA
- a CDS encoding FAD:protein FMN transferase produces MHSAPLIMDAVTHVARDAIRAAVRSSGATPRATDHEWAMMGGRARARILAAPEGAARLLEREGERLEQSWSRFIVDSDLSRLNRAAGGAETVSADMIHLITAMREGWRETDRQFDPTLLPAVIAAGYDRSTVDPTVTTTLPVSARSGQNLDAIVVEGERVTLPVGMTLDAGGIGKGLAADQLAASIMELGAWGCVVEVGGDLRVMGDAPDGIAWRVGVEDPFDATNTRSTVRMTEGGIATSSQRKRRWGQHASTQTHHLIDPQTQRSATTSVQTVTVLANTAARAETLTKSGFLRPMTDYLAWLPTRGAAGLLIDDEGREFATDNWGDYA; encoded by the coding sequence ATGCACTCGGCTCCTCTGATCATGGATGCCGTCACCCACGTCGCCCGGGACGCCATTCGCGCGGCCGTACGGTCGTCGGGCGCGACTCCCCGGGCCACCGACCACGAGTGGGCGATGATGGGCGGGCGGGCGCGAGCTCGAATCTTGGCAGCGCCGGAGGGCGCAGCGCGACTCCTTGAACGTGAGGGGGAGCGTCTCGAACAGAGCTGGAGTCGATTTATCGTCGACAGTGACCTCAGCCGGCTTAACCGAGCTGCCGGAGGCGCCGAGACAGTATCGGCCGACATGATCCACCTGATTACGGCGATGCGTGAGGGCTGGCGCGAGACTGACCGCCAGTTCGATCCCACGCTCCTTCCCGCCGTCATCGCCGCGGGTTACGACCGATCAACAGTGGACCCCACAGTAACTACCACTCTGCCCGTTTCTGCCCGCTCGGGGCAGAACCTTGATGCCATCGTTGTCGAGGGAGAAAGGGTGACGCTCCCGGTAGGCATGACTCTCGATGCCGGGGGTATCGGAAAGGGGCTGGCAGCCGACCAGCTCGCGGCATCCATTATGGAATTGGGTGCTTGGGGTTGCGTTGTCGAGGTGGGGGGAGATCTGCGCGTCATGGGTGATGCCCCCGACGGGATCGCGTGGCGTGTGGGGGTCGAGGACCCCTTCGATGCGACTAACACTCGGTCGACGGTGCGCATGACTGAGGGCGGCATTGCGACCTCGAGTCAGCGCAAGCGCCGCTGGGGTCAGCACGCGTCGACCCAGACGCACCACCTCATCGACCCGCAGACGCAGCGCAGCGCGACGACGAGTGTGCAGACCGTCACGGTCCTCGCGAACACCGCTGCCCGCGCCGAGACCCTAACCAAATCGGGCTTTCTTCGCCCGATGACCGACTACCTTGCCTGGTTGCCCACTCGCGGTGCCGCTGGGCTACTTATCGATGACGAGGGTCGCGAGTTTGCGACCGACAACTGGGGAGACTACGCATGA
- a CDS encoding response regulator transcription factor, with amino-acid sequence MRVLVIEDDDAVADGIVDGLADRSITATRVADGASGLAAIASDPPDLVVLDLGLPDMDGTEVCRQIRATSTIPVIIVSARDDEVDRVVALELGADDYIVKPFGMRELVARIRAVTRRTTETDQPRNDDADSRLVIDSRARRVLLDGEAVHLTPREFDVLEYLARDRGAVYRRTDILRDVWDTTWFGTAKTLDAHIAAVRKKLGDAGWIESVRGVGFRLGDL; translated from the coding sequence ATGAGGGTTCTCGTGATTGAAGACGACGATGCCGTCGCCGACGGCATCGTTGACGGGCTCGCTGATCGTTCGATCACCGCGACGCGCGTAGCAGACGGCGCGAGCGGTCTCGCCGCCATTGCGAGTGATCCTCCCGACCTGGTCGTTCTCGACCTCGGGCTTCCCGATATGGACGGCACCGAGGTGTGCCGCCAGATCCGTGCGACGAGTACGATCCCCGTCATCATCGTGAGTGCTCGTGACGACGAAGTAGACCGCGTTGTGGCGCTTGAGCTGGGGGCTGACGATTACATTGTCAAGCCATTCGGAATGAGGGAGCTGGTCGCACGCATCCGCGCCGTCACCCGGCGCACCACCGAGACTGACCAGCCTCGCAACGACGACGCCGATTCCCGACTGGTCATTGACAGTCGCGCGCGACGTGTCTTGCTCGATGGAGAAGCCGTGCACCTTACTCCACGGGAGTTTGATGTGCTCGAATACCTTGCGCGCGACCGAGGCGCGGTCTACCGACGCACCGACATTCTTCGCGACGTCTGGGACACCACCTGGTTCGGCACCGCCAAAACTCTTGACGCCCATATCGCCGCAGTGCGCAAGAAGCTTGGGGATGCGGGCTGGATCGAGTCGGTGCGTGGTGTTGGTTTCCGACTGGGAGACCTCTAG
- a CDS encoding DNA topoisomerase IB, whose translation MPRLRRSDPSGLGYHRVRSGRGFSFRDPQGTTVVDRQRRERFMSLGIPPAWSDVWIAPYENGHIQATGLDAAGRRQYIYHPVWRERHDREKFDRALALAEALPSARAHVTRTLRSSDDAHERSLAAAFRMLDTGALRIGSERYADENGSRGLSTLLCNHVGVRGECVTLRFPAKSGQLWESEIRDADLATFVRGRLRAGKQTPLLSWREGSHRRSLSASDINDYVRERTGGEFTAKDFRTLRGSVAAASSLAVTGPAQSQRERATGIKRAMAAAAEVLGNTPAIARKSYVDPRIVDAYITGSTIDPRRLASAETELRLLLAPATTAI comes from the coding sequence GTGCCCCGGTTGCGTCGCAGTGATCCCTCAGGTCTTGGATACCACCGGGTGCGTTCCGGTCGAGGCTTCAGCTTTAGAGATCCCCAAGGCACGACGGTTGTGGACCGTCAGCGGCGTGAACGCTTCATGTCTCTCGGCATCCCGCCAGCCTGGAGCGATGTGTGGATCGCACCCTACGAAAATGGCCACATCCAAGCCACGGGACTAGATGCTGCTGGCCGACGACAGTACATCTACCACCCGGTCTGGCGTGAACGGCACGACCGCGAAAAGTTTGATCGAGCTCTAGCACTCGCTGAGGCGTTGCCGTCGGCGCGCGCACACGTCACTCGCACCCTGCGCAGTAGCGATGACGCTCACGAACGCAGCCTTGCTGCCGCCTTTCGGATGCTCGACACCGGGGCACTGCGCATCGGCAGCGAACGCTATGCCGACGAAAACGGCAGCCGAGGTTTATCAACACTGCTGTGTAACCACGTGGGAGTGCGAGGCGAGTGCGTCACACTCCGCTTTCCCGCCAAGAGCGGTCAGCTCTGGGAAAGTGAGATTAGGGACGCCGACCTTGCGACCTTCGTTCGCGGCCGGCTGCGGGCCGGCAAGCAGACCCCCCTGCTTTCGTGGAGAGAGGGTAGTCATCGTCGCTCGCTGAGCGCATCCGACATCAACGATTATGTGCGCGAACGCACCGGCGGTGAGTTCACCGCAAAAGACTTTCGCACGTTGCGGGGCAGTGTGGCAGCCGCCAGTAGCCTCGCAGTGACCGGGCCCGCGCAGAGTCAGCGCGAGCGGGCGACAGGGATCAAGCGCGCAATGGCAGCCGCAGCCGAGGTTTTGGGAAATACCCCCGCGATCGCGAGGAAGAGTTATGTCGACCCGCGCATCGTCGATGCTTATATCACTGGCTCAACAATTGACCCTCGCCGTTTAGCGTCGGCCGAGACTGAGTTGAGGCTGCTGCTCGCGCCAGCAACAACAGCAATCTGA
- a CDS encoding DEAD/DEAH box helicase yields MTEQTFSSLGVPAPLVAALAADGKTTPFPIQLDTLPDTLGGRDVLGRGKTGSGKTLAFSLPMVARLGGKLSGGKRRSGRPLGLVLAPTRELATQISAVIEPLAAAYGLNTTTIFGGVSQNRQVAALKAGVDIVVACPGRLEDLIKQGFVSLDAVEITVLDEADHMADLGFLPVVTRLLDKTPSNGQRLLFSATLDNGVDKLVRRFLHNEVMHSVDEANSHVSAMTHHVFEVDSVEAKRVLIEKLASGTGRRLLFMRTKHHAKKLARQLVDAGIPAADLHGNLSQVARDRNLAAFSAGDVKVLVATDVAARGVHVDNIELVIHVDPPAEHKAYLHRSGRTARAGEEGDVITIVLPTQRKDTAALLRKAAITVTPQHVNANSDAVTALVGQVAEYVKPAPRAAAPARGQSQGGRSQGANAQRKRARRPGEGDGGGRDGAREGARGGARGGQSRGGNAARGGQQRSNQQGSGRSSGVVAGAGADEQRSTHQPKQQHSDAPSRPRGGKGRAQGGGGPVRVGQVVRPNRRASSSGR; encoded by the coding sequence TTGACTGAACAAACTTTTAGTTCGCTCGGCGTACCCGCCCCGCTCGTAGCTGCACTCGCAGCCGACGGTAAGACCACGCCGTTCCCTATCCAACTTGACACCCTTCCGGACACTCTCGGTGGCCGCGACGTGCTCGGCCGCGGTAAGACAGGCTCGGGCAAGACCCTCGCCTTCTCGCTGCCGATGGTTGCTCGCCTCGGCGGCAAGCTTTCGGGTGGCAAGCGCCGCTCGGGTCGTCCGCTGGGTCTCGTGCTTGCACCAACTCGCGAGCTCGCCACCCAGATCTCTGCCGTCATCGAGCCCCTCGCCGCTGCGTACGGACTCAACACCACCACGATTTTCGGTGGTGTGAGCCAGAACCGTCAGGTTGCCGCGCTCAAAGCCGGCGTTGACATTGTTGTGGCCTGCCCTGGTCGCCTCGAAGACCTCATCAAACAGGGCTTCGTAAGCCTCGATGCCGTCGAGATCACCGTGCTTGACGAGGCCGACCACATGGCCGACCTCGGCTTCTTGCCCGTTGTAACGCGCCTTCTCGACAAAACCCCCAGCAACGGACAGCGCCTGCTATTCAGCGCCACCCTCGACAACGGTGTAGACAAGCTGGTTCGCCGGTTCCTCCACAACGAGGTAATGCACTCGGTTGACGAAGCGAACTCACACGTCTCGGCGATGACCCACCACGTGTTCGAAGTCGACAGCGTTGAAGCGAAGCGCGTTCTCATCGAGAAGCTCGCTTCGGGCACCGGCCGCCGTCTGCTCTTCATGCGCACCAAGCACCACGCCAAGAAGCTGGCCCGCCAACTCGTCGATGCCGGCATCCCCGCCGCTGACCTCCACGGAAACCTCTCGCAGGTAGCCCGTGACCGCAACCTGGCAGCCTTCTCCGCCGGTGACGTAAAAGTGCTTGTCGCCACGGATGTCGCAGCGCGCGGCGTGCACGTCGACAACATTGAGCTGGTCATCCACGTTGATCCGCCCGCCGAGCACAAGGCCTACCTGCACCGCAGTGGCCGCACCGCTCGTGCCGGAGAAGAGGGCGACGTCATCACGATCGTTCTTCCGACCCAGCGTAAAGACACAGCAGCACTGCTGCGTAAGGCCGCCATCACGGTGACCCCACAGCACGTGAACGCCAACTCGGATGCCGTGACCGCCCTAGTCGGTCAGGTTGCCGAATACGTGAAGCCTGCGCCTCGCGCAGCAGCTCCCGCCCGTGGCCAGTCACAGGGCGGCCGCTCGCAGGGGGCAAACGCCCAGCGCAAGCGTGCACGTCGCCCCGGTGAGGGTGATGGCGGCGGCCGTGATGGTGCCCGCGAGGGTGCCCGCGGTGGCGCTCGTGGCGGCCAGTCACGCGGCGGCAACGCCGCTCGTGGTGGCCAGCAGCGCTCCAACCAGCAGGGTTCCGGCCGTAGCAGCGGAGTTGTTGCCGGTGCCGGTGCGGACGAACAGCGCTCAACCCACCAGCCGAAACAGCAGCACTCCGATGCCCCGTCGCGTCCCCGTGGCGGCAAGGGCCGCGCTCAGGGCGGTGGCGGTCCCGTTCGCGTCGGACAGGTAGTTCGACCGAACCGTCGCGCTTCCAGCAGCGGACGCTAA